The following proteins are co-located in the Pseudomonas synxantha genome:
- a CDS encoding NAD(P)-dependent oxidoreductase, translated as MKKSVVLYKKLSAPLMARLHEQAEVTLIDALDETGLAKLRDALPGAHGLLGASLRLDAQLLDLAPKLEAVASVSVGVDNYDIDYLTQRGILLSNTPDVLTETTADTGFALILATARRVVELADMVRAGQWNKNIGPAHFGSDVHGKTLGIIGMGRIGEALAQRGHFGFGMPVIYHSHAPKPAVEARFGAQYRSLQDLLKEADFVCLTLPLTAETEKLIGTEEFALMGPETIFINISRGKVVDEAALVEALQQRTIRAAGLDVFEKEPLSHDSPLLRLNNVVATPHIGSATHETREAMAKCAVDNLLQALSGERPQNLVNAAVWKQ; from the coding sequence ATGAAAAAGTCCGTTGTGTTGTACAAGAAGCTCTCCGCGCCGCTGATGGCTCGCCTGCATGAGCAGGCCGAGGTCACGCTGATCGATGCACTGGATGAGACCGGCCTGGCCAAACTGCGCGATGCGCTGCCCGGCGCCCATGGCCTGTTGGGTGCAAGCCTGCGCCTGGACGCCCAGTTGCTCGACCTGGCACCCAAGCTGGAAGCAGTGGCCAGCGTTTCGGTCGGGGTCGACAACTACGACATCGATTACCTGACCCAACGCGGCATCCTGCTCAGCAACACCCCGGATGTGCTCACCGAAACCACCGCCGACACCGGCTTTGCGCTGATCCTGGCGACTGCCCGACGTGTGGTCGAGCTGGCCGACATGGTGCGTGCCGGCCAATGGAACAAGAACATCGGCCCGGCCCACTTCGGCAGCGATGTGCATGGCAAGACATTGGGCATCATCGGCATGGGCCGCATCGGCGAAGCCTTGGCCCAGCGCGGGCATTTTGGCTTCGGCATGCCGGTGATCTACCACAGCCATGCACCCAAGCCGGCCGTGGAGGCGCGCTTTGGCGCGCAGTACCGAAGCCTCCAGGACTTGCTCAAAGAGGCGGATTTTGTCTGCCTGACCCTGCCGCTGACCGCTGAAACCGAGAAGTTGATTGGCACGGAAGAATTCGCGCTGATGGGGCCGGAGACGATCTTTATCAATATTTCACGCGGCAAGGTGGTGGACGAGGCTGCGCTGGTCGAAGCGTTGCAGCAACGCACCATCCGGGCGGCGGGGTTAGATGTGTTCGAGAAGGAACCGCTCAGCCACGACTCGCCGTTGCTGCGCTTGAACAACGTGGTGGCGACGCCGCATATCGGCTCGGCCACCCATGAGACGCGGGAGGCGATGGCCAAGTGTGCGGTGGATAATCTGCTGCAGGCCTTGTCGGGTGAGCGGCCGCAAAACCTGGTGAACGCGGCTGTCTGGAAACAGTGA